One Bradyrhizobium sp. ISRA464 genomic window carries:
- a CDS encoding transglutaminase-like cysteine peptidase: MRKPGSPALVAAFILSLGAYSVSTTARAADDVGADSSESASGTDARPVRAAATFFTIDAVLAKIDRQKGRGPGATRLASLTPANVATDAMPAPKEAPARGTEPFGLFTFRAPDGMLWRKWRGLEADMAKEQAVLDRCRDGAKDCPPNAAQFLRLISAVQGKSGRAQLEEANLGVNAAIRYVSDYAQFGEADRWSAPLASFATAKGDCEDYAIAKYVALQQAGFPRDDLRLVLGRDRSLGQDHAVLAARLDGRWLILDSRRPELLEDSDALGLTPLFAIDHNGVGLLAAPYVKRPLLAGEVEAVPAAAKDNDAGEWNGLNEPNDGAVELNSLPLWM; the protein is encoded by the coding sequence TTGCGGAAGCCGGGCTCACCCGCACTTGTTGCTGCGTTCATTCTTTCTCTGGGTGCATATTCGGTTTCAACGACTGCGCGAGCCGCCGACGACGTGGGGGCTGACTCCAGCGAGTCTGCGTCGGGCACCGACGCCAGACCGGTGCGAGCCGCGGCGACGTTCTTCACCATCGACGCCGTCCTTGCGAAAATCGATCGTCAAAAGGGGCGCGGCCCGGGCGCCACGCGCCTCGCATCGCTGACGCCGGCGAACGTCGCAACCGATGCAATGCCTGCTCCGAAGGAAGCACCGGCGCGAGGGACGGAGCCATTTGGCCTGTTCACGTTCCGCGCGCCCGACGGGATGCTGTGGCGGAAATGGCGCGGCCTCGAAGCCGACATGGCGAAAGAACAAGCCGTCCTGGATCGTTGCCGCGACGGCGCCAAGGACTGCCCCCCCAACGCCGCGCAATTCCTGCGCCTGATCAGTGCCGTCCAGGGGAAGTCTGGCCGAGCTCAGCTTGAAGAGGCCAATCTTGGCGTCAACGCCGCCATCCGCTACGTCAGCGATTATGCGCAATTCGGCGAAGCGGATCGCTGGAGCGCGCCGTTGGCATCATTTGCAACCGCAAAAGGCGACTGCGAGGACTACGCAATCGCCAAATACGTGGCTCTGCAGCAAGCCGGCTTCCCGCGCGATGACCTGCGATTGGTGCTGGGCCGCGATCGTTCGCTTGGGCAGGATCATGCGGTCCTGGCTGCTCGTCTCGATGGCCGCTGGCTGATCCTGGACAGCAGGCGCCCGGAATTGCTCGAGGACTCCGATGCTCTAGGCCTTACACCCTTGTTCGCGATCGACCATAACGGGGTCGGTCTCCTTGCAGCCCCCTACGTGAAGCGCCCGCTGCTCGCGGGCGAAGTCGAGGCCGTCCCCGCTGCGGCGAAGGACAATGATGCTGGGGAATGGAATGGATTGAACGAGCCGAACGACGGCGCTGTTGAACTGAACTCGTTGCCGCTGTGGATGTGA